In Flavobacteriales bacterium, one genomic interval encodes:
- a CDS encoding RidA family protein → MKHFINKNISLASTVIAALAFLFLFTGWSTIASTSEPNPLESEVVVDEKPEWFNLRPEVEKAYGYTHAVRIGNSITISGAVSMDDEGNPTAVGDLAQQMKNCYADLDKVLKHYGCTFDDVIAENVFTTNMASFLENAAYRSEIYPKQFPAGSWLEVKGLAVPEFMIEIELEVHKPSK, encoded by the coding sequence ATGAAACACTTCATCAATAAGAACATAAGCTTGGCCTCAACGGTCATCGCCGCACTTGCATTTCTATTCCTCTTCACGGGTTGGAGTACGATCGCATCCACAAGCGAGCCGAACCCACTCGAAAGCGAAGTAGTGGTTGATGAAAAACCGGAATGGTTCAATCTACGGCCCGAAGTAGAGAAGGCTTACGGTTACACGCATGCCGTACGCATTGGCAATTCGATCACCATCAGTGGAGCAGTGAGCATGGATGACGAAGGCAACCCGACAGCAGTGGGCGACCTGGCACAACAAATGAAGAACTGCTATGCGGATCTGGACAAGGTGCTGAAGCATTACGGTTGCACGTTCGATGATGTGATCGCGGAGAATGTTTTCACAACGAACATGGCCAGCTTCTTGGAAAATGCCGCATACAGAAGTGAGATCTACCCCAAGCAATTCCCAGCAGGATCCTGGTTGGAAGTAAAAGGACTTGCCGTACCGGAGTTTATGATCGAGATCGAGTTGGAAGTACATAAACCAAGTAAGTAG
- the rpoN gene encoding RNA polymerase factor sigma-54 — MLKQNLSFKLQQKLSPQQIQLMKLLQVPTIELEQRIKQEIEENPALEEGEDQDEEDDLDMDIATTEETDKEDAERDEFDLSDYYQDDETPDYKLSANNTGPDDEQREIPLAGGTTFQDAMRQQLSLRRSDERTVMLAENLIGNLDEDGYLRRDLDNIVNDLAFTQSVSCEKEELEKALSLLQSLDPAGVGGRDLRECLLLQVRRIPHSLDQRIAEEIIDKHFEAFSKKHYERILDKLEIDEDALRGAIELIVHLNPKPGNTMRGTDRAAQEIIPDFIVNEVEGQLELSLNGRNAPELRVSRAYREMISEYSKGKKDKEQRDALQFIKQKLDSAKWFIDAIKQRQNTLLVTMEAIMDYQKEFFLTGDETKMRPMILKDIAERVHLDISTISRVANSKYVQTNHGTFILKFFFSESLSTDSGEEVSTREVKKILNNAIDAENKQKPFTDDELTALLKEKGYNIARRTVAKYREQLGLPVARLRKVL; from the coding sequence ATGCTCAAGCAGAACCTATCATTCAAACTTCAACAGAAGCTTTCTCCTCAGCAGATCCAGCTGATGAAGTTGCTGCAAGTGCCTACTATTGAACTGGAGCAACGCATTAAGCAAGAGATCGAAGAGAACCCCGCGCTGGAGGAAGGAGAGGATCAGGACGAGGAGGATGACCTCGACATGGATATTGCTACTACTGAGGAGACCGACAAGGAGGACGCTGAACGCGACGAGTTCGACCTGAGCGACTATTATCAGGACGACGAAACACCGGATTATAAGCTCAGTGCCAATAACACCGGACCGGATGATGAGCAGCGCGAGATCCCGCTGGCCGGTGGCACTACGTTCCAGGATGCGATGCGCCAACAACTGTCCCTGCGCCGCAGTGATGAACGTACCGTGATGCTTGCCGAGAACTTGATCGGCAATTTGGATGAGGACGGTTATCTGCGTCGCGACCTCGATAACATCGTGAACGATCTTGCCTTTACACAAAGCGTTAGTTGCGAAAAGGAAGAGCTGGAGAAAGCCCTTTCCTTGTTGCAGTCGTTGGACCCTGCCGGTGTGGGCGGGCGCGATCTACGCGAATGCTTGCTCTTACAGGTAAGGCGTATTCCGCACAGCTTGGATCAGCGCATTGCGGAAGAGATCATCGACAAACATTTTGAAGCGTTCAGCAAGAAGCATTATGAGCGCATCCTGGATAAGCTGGAGATCGATGAGGACGCCTTGCGTGGCGCCATTGAACTGATCGTACACCTGAACCCGAAACCCGGTAACACCATGCGTGGCACCGATCGCGCAGCACAGGAGATCATTCCGGATTTCATCGTGAACGAAGTGGAGGGCCAATTGGAACTTTCGCTGAACGGACGTAACGCGCCGGAACTGCGTGTGAGCCGTGCGTACCGCGAAATGATCTCCGAATATTCCAAAGGAAAGAAGGACAAGGAACAGCGTGATGCGCTCCAGTTCATCAAGCAGAAATTGGATTCCGCCAAGTGGTTCATCGATGCCATTAAGCAACGGCAGAATACCTTGCTCGTTACCATGGAAGCGATCATGGATTACCAAAAGGAATTCTTCCTTACCGGCGACGAGACCAAGATGAGACCGATGATCCTGAAGGACATTGCGGAGCGCGTTCACTTGGACATCAGCACAATCAGTCGCGTGGCCAACAGCAAGTATGTGCAGACCAACCACGGCACGTTCATCCTCAAGTTCTTCTTCAGTGAAAGCCTCAGTACCGATAGTGGTGAGGAAGTGAGCACACGCGAGGTGAAGAAGATCCTGAACAATGCGATCGACGCGGAGAACAAACAGAAGCCCTTCACCGATGATGAGCTCACTGCGTTGTTGAAGGAGAAAGGCTACAACATTGCGCGCCGCACCGTTGCTAAATACCGTGAGCAATTGGGACTGCCCGTAGCACGCCTGCGGAAGGTGCTGTGA
- a CDS encoding response regulator: MRVLRMVLLVMLGVSHFAQAQWDTLALPFRSITIEDGLSQGMVNTIIQDRYGFMWFGTKDGLNRYDGYHFEVFRNDPEDSTTLTDNNVHLLFEDRNGRLWVGTDRGLDLFDRKTDSFHHVLHDLAPGDGSPHQIVQDRNGSLWFSRNDGLLRVDFGATANETVQAPKVTAVTRVLNRSCWVTMDRSGTIWLSELDGVSYRIDPSRAGALRMDTVRLDQPLGSTRRGRSLLDLTGMIVVEDTIKNVVYGLHKFGIVRLDPLTGSVRSIVTYKAPYGDMRTGLASVDSRGRIWICAYPGTFLFDPSTSRMHRVLPMDPNLMHRSAVVQMNYRDRNGLLWIGTSGYGLMTHDPRTERFHTVSGMSCHAMVPVLHGRVNIDRSDHFLAEYDPATGTWPLLLPFSEYLTRPELRVQSVAMGSAVMDPKGLYWRDYAGLVSYARDKDAIVRYPRDPAAVAEFPTEYWCSPLLLEGDSNIWFGSVHTFGRFDRRTNTYTYWNLPPGLKNAGTSQIVQVIHRANDGTFWLGTIAGLLHFDRRSGGWAHFVHDAADAHSISSDVIFSILADKDEANLLWVGTNGGGLNKFDTRSGKAEHITTKQGLPNDVVYGVLNDEAGNLWMSTNKGLSRYTPGTGDFRNYDASDGLQSDEFNRYAYCKMPDGTLYFGGVQGFNHFRPEELEEDTLTAPLRITGIKLINKRVDFREAGSPLTAPTYLSEGIRIPYSANMITFEFATMEFAAPMDHQYQYRLEGFDTNWIMAGTDRNAVYTNLDPGNYTFQVRGDNRDGVWDTEGTSFKLIVLSPWWRTWWFYALCVLALGGAVLAYLRMLRQQRNRLESTVMERTSELSAAKERAEQSERVKQQFLANMSHEIRTPMNAIVGMSNALRRDAPTDPITRQSYVDAIAQSSENLLGIVNEILDLSKIEAGRLDLEKVRMEPRAIAMSVVDVMRHRAEEKHLNLDVSVAKNLPKQVVGDATRLRQVLMNLVGNAIKFTEHGSVRINLDIQEQLTDAVMLRCSITDTGIGISEERLARVFDEFTQAESDHTRRFGGTGLGLTICKRLVEMQGGTISAVSEVGKGSTFSFTIPYAITDANKEGVRADDHRPPPTTNTPPLNDLRILLVEDNKLNVMVARVELENALDDVHIDVATNGQHALDLLDVNTYDVILMDVQMPIMDGYEATRAIRKLSGEKSRIPILAMTANVMQAEVQQCMDAGMDGFIPKPFKQDELVAAIEVAIRSSDTSTTLGAGN; this comes from the coding sequence ATGAGGGTGCTGCGCATGGTCCTGTTGGTAATGCTCGGTGTATCACACTTTGCGCAAGCACAATGGGATACCCTTGCATTGCCCTTCCGTTCCATCACCATTGAAGATGGCCTTTCGCAAGGCATGGTGAATACGATCATCCAAGATCGCTACGGCTTTATGTGGTTCGGAACAAAGGATGGACTGAACCGATACGATGGTTATCATTTCGAAGTATTCCGTAATGATCCTGAGGACAGTACAACGTTGACCGACAATAACGTACACCTGCTCTTCGAGGATCGCAATGGTCGCTTGTGGGTCGGCACGGACCGTGGGCTCGATCTCTTCGATCGGAAAACAGATTCATTCCATCACGTGTTGCACGACCTTGCGCCCGGAGACGGATCGCCGCACCAGATCGTGCAGGACCGCAACGGTAGCTTATGGTTTTCGCGCAACGATGGTCTTTTGCGGGTGGACTTCGGGGCGACCGCGAACGAGACCGTGCAAGCCCCAAAGGTGACGGCGGTAACCCGCGTGCTGAATAGATCCTGCTGGGTGACCATGGATCGAAGCGGCACGATCTGGTTGAGCGAATTGGACGGCGTCAGCTACCGCATCGATCCAAGTCGTGCGGGTGCGTTACGCATGGACACGGTCAGACTCGACCAACCACTGGGCAGTACGCGACGGGGGCGTTCACTGTTGGATCTGACCGGTATGATCGTTGTGGAGGACACGATCAAGAACGTGGTTTATGGATTACACAAATTCGGTATCGTGCGTTTGGATCCGCTTACGGGTTCAGTGCGGAGTATTGTTACATACAAGGCTCCATATGGCGACATGCGAACGGGCCTAGCCTCCGTCGACTCACGCGGCAGGATCTGGATCTGCGCCTATCCGGGCACATTCCTATTCGACCCAAGCACTTCGCGTATGCACCGTGTGCTACCAATGGATCCCAACCTGATGCATCGTTCAGCTGTAGTGCAGATGAATTACCGCGATCGCAACGGACTGCTTTGGATCGGCACTTCGGGCTATGGATTAATGACCCATGATCCACGCACTGAGCGCTTTCATACCGTTTCCGGAATGAGCTGCCACGCCATGGTGCCTGTACTGCACGGTCGTGTGAACATAGATCGCTCGGACCACTTCTTGGCCGAGTACGATCCAGCGACCGGCACTTGGCCCTTGTTGCTTCCATTCAGCGAATACTTGACCCGACCGGAACTCCGCGTACAGAGCGTGGCAATGGGATCCGCAGTGATGGATCCGAAGGGACTGTATTGGCGGGACTATGCCGGATTGGTCAGCTATGCACGTGACAAGGATGCCATCGTGCGCTATCCGCGCGATCCGGCTGCGGTCGCTGAATTTCCCACGGAGTACTGGTGCTCGCCGCTCCTGCTCGAAGGTGACAGCAACATCTGGTTCGGCAGCGTTCATACGTTCGGGCGTTTCGATAGGCGAACGAATACATACACTTACTGGAACCTTCCGCCTGGATTAAAGAATGCCGGGACTTCGCAGATCGTCCAAGTGATCCATCGAGCAAATGATGGTACGTTCTGGTTGGGCACTATCGCTGGTCTGCTTCATTTCGATCGTCGATCGGGTGGATGGGCACACTTCGTTCATGATGCCGCAGATGCACATTCGATCTCATCGGATGTGATATTTTCCATTCTGGCGGACAAGGACGAAGCTAATTTGTTGTGGGTCGGCACCAATGGTGGCGGGTTGAACAAGTTCGATACCAGATCCGGAAAAGCCGAGCACATCACCACCAAGCAGGGCTTGCCCAACGATGTGGTCTATGGCGTGTTGAATGATGAGGCCGGAAACCTGTGGATGAGCACTAACAAAGGACTCTCGCGCTACACACCGGGGACCGGAGATTTTCGCAATTACGATGCAAGCGATGGTTTGCAGAGTGATGAGTTCAACCGATACGCGTACTGCAAGATGCCGGATGGCACGCTTTATTTTGGTGGGGTCCAGGGCTTCAATCATTTCCGGCCCGAGGAGCTGGAAGAGGATACGCTGACAGCACCGCTCCGCATCACTGGTATAAAACTTATAAATAAACGGGTGGACTTCCGAGAAGCTGGATCGCCACTCACCGCACCAACCTATTTGAGCGAAGGGATACGCATTCCGTACAGCGCGAACATGATCACGTTCGAGTTCGCTACCATGGAATTCGCAGCACCAATGGACCACCAATATCAGTATAGGCTCGAAGGCTTCGACACGAATTGGATAATGGCCGGTACGGATCGCAACGCCGTATACACCAACCTCGATCCGGGTAATTACACCTTCCAGGTCCGCGGCGATAATCGTGATGGTGTGTGGGATACTGAAGGCACTTCGTTCAAGCTGATCGTTTTATCGCCATGGTGGCGCACATGGTGGTTCTATGCGCTCTGCGTTCTTGCACTTGGTGGCGCGGTGCTGGCTTACTTGCGCATGTTGCGACAACAACGGAACCGTTTGGAAAGTACCGTTATGGAACGGACATCGGAACTCAGTGCGGCCAAAGAACGTGCAGAACAAAGTGAACGCGTGAAGCAACAATTCTTGGCCAACATGAGCCATGAGATCCGCACGCCGATGAACGCGATCGTGGGCATGAGCAATGCCTTGCGCAGAGATGCTCCCACCGATCCCATAACCCGGCAGAGCTATGTGGATGCCATTGCGCAAAGCAGCGAGAATTTATTGGGTATCGTGAATGAGATCTTGGACCTGAGCAAGATCGAGGCCGGTCGATTGGACCTTGAAAAAGTGCGCATGGAACCGCGTGCGATCGCAATGAGCGTTGTGGACGTTATGCGCCACCGTGCAGAAGAAAAGCACCTGAATTTGGACGTGAGCGTTGCGAAGAACTTACCCAAACAGGTGGTCGGTGATGCAACACGCTTACGCCAAGTGCTGATGAATTTAGTCGGCAACGCAATCAAGTTCACGGAGCATGGAAGCGTTCGTATCAACTTGGACATACAAGAACAATTGACCGATGCGGTCATGCTGCGCTGTTCGATCACAGACACGGGTATCGGTATTTCAGAGGAACGCTTGGCGCGCGTTTTTGATGAATTCACGCAAGCCGAAAGTGATCACACCAGACGTTTCGGTGGAACGGGATTGGGCCTTACGATCTGCAAACGTTTAGTAGAAATGCAGGGCGGAACCATCAGCGCTGTAAGTGAAGTGGGCAAGGGAAGCACATTCTCATTCACCATTCCTTATGCGATCACGGATGCGAATAAGGAGGGTGTACGGGCCGATGATCATCGGCCCCCGCCAACAACCAATACACCACCACTTAATGATCTCCGAATACTACTCGTAGAAGACAACAAGCTCAACGTAATGGTAGCGCGAGTTGAACTGGAGAACGCCTTAGACGATGTCCATATCGATGTCGCAACCAACGGCCAACATGCATTGGATCTCCTGGATGTGAATACATACGACGTGATCCTGATGGATGTCCAAATGCCCATCATGGACGGCTACGAAGCTACACGCGCAATAAGAAAACTCTCTGGAGAAAAGTCCCGCATCCCCATCCTCGCCATGACCGCCAACGTCATGCAGGCCGAGGTACAGCAATGCATGGATGCGGGAATGGATGGCTTTATTCCCAAGCCGTTCAAGCAAGATGAGCTGGTAGCGGCGATCGAAGTGGCGATCAGAAGCTCAGACACTTCGACTACGCTCGGTGCGGGCAATTAG
- a CDS encoding response regulator transcription factor, translating into MMIRLALTDDQLLFRRGMALLLRDMAGVQVVLDCANGEELLAGLKNESVDIVLLDLQMPVMDGVETMQRVRKDFPDVKVIVLSSHDEEQYILHLMELGANGYLLKDTEPDVIDTAIRSVAQSGYYFSDALNKLDLHGLVKKRKLTPTFNDIDPLSERELDVLRGICKEFTTAEIAEKIFISPRTVDFHRNNLLLKTGARNAAGLVVYAMSKGLFAP; encoded by the coding sequence ATGATGATCCGATTGGCACTTACAGATGATCAGTTGCTCTTTCGCCGGGGCATGGCATTATTGCTTCGCGACATGGCCGGTGTGCAAGTGGTACTTGATTGCGCCAATGGCGAAGAGCTTCTCGCAGGGTTGAAGAATGAATCGGTGGACATTGTTCTGCTCGATCTGCAAATGCCCGTAATGGATGGCGTAGAAACAATGCAACGGGTACGCAAGGATTTTCCGGATGTGAAGGTGATCGTCCTCAGTAGTCATGATGAAGAGCAATACATCCTGCACTTGATGGAGCTCGGCGCTAATGGTTACTTGTTGAAGGACACCGAACCGGACGTGATCGATACCGCGATCCGTTCCGTTGCGCAGAGCGGATACTATTTCAGCGATGCTCTGAACAAGTTGGATCTACATGGACTGGTGAAGAAGCGAAAGCTCACCCCAACGTTCAATGACATCGATCCATTGAGCGAACGCGAGCTTGACGTCCTGCGCGGTATCTGCAAGGAGTTCACTACGGCGGAGATCGCGGAGAAGATCTTCATAAGTCCGCGCACGGTGGATTTCCACCGGAACAATCTGTTGTTGAAGACCGGCGCGCGCAATGCGGCGGGTCTGGTCGTATACGCAATGAGCAAAGGCCTTTTTGCACCGTGA
- a CDS encoding Hpt domain-containing protein, which yields MSDPVIDLTTLCRLFKNDRNRIQEWITLYLAETPAYFQQIMEGAATNDAEQVLRALHDLRPMAHYLGAPHMLVLCDAIKELSSASDPQAFQESIAELLSHAQSIEVALNAELNNR from the coding sequence ATGTCCGATCCCGTGATCGACCTTACAACACTTTGTCGTCTATTCAAGAATGACCGTAACAGGATCCAGGAATGGATCACACTTTATCTTGCCGAAACCCCAGCTTATTTCCAGCAGATCATGGAAGGAGCCGCAACGAATGATGCCGAACAAGTACTTAGGGCTTTGCATGACCTGCGTCCCATGGCACATTACCTGGGTGCGCCGCACATGTTGGTGCTTTGCGATGCGATCAAGGAGCTGAGCTCCGCATCGGACCCACAGGCTTTTCAGGAAAGCATCGCTGAATTGCTTTCCCATGCCCAGAGTATAGAAGTTGCGCTCAACGCTGAATTGAACAACCGGTGA
- a CDS encoding S9 family peptidase: MKPMLRSVSSVIAFSALLSATAQTTPFTYQDMLMLDRIGGVAVDPTGHYAAFNVRATDMENNKGVSTFWLKDLMKPAVPEVKLGVSEGGAFDASWSQDGKQLYFLSGRGEGGTTQLWKTDVSGAKAEQVTRLPLDIAAYRITPDGKGIVVSLAIDEACKDDAITCTVTKNKARAADKSSGMVYTKLFVRHWDTWADGTRNHLYYVPMDGSTPPVALMPGFDGDVPSKPWGGAEDFFISPDSRTVYFAARFAGTTEPWSTNFDIFSVPITGGKNMNLTEANPAWDATPVVSPDGKTLAYKAMKRPGFEADRFEIQLRDIASGKVTPLASNWDRSVDGMQWSTDGKSLYVIAGDVGTTRLFKVDVKTGAVTPQSTGGHFDAVHQTPTGFVFQKSGLNSPTQIYAAAPKAKMIDEGATTLTNVNASLKNKEFGAFEQFNFKGWNEETVHGYVIKPTGYVEGKKYPVAFLIHGGPQGSFGDGWSFRWNPQTYAGEGYAVVMIDFHGSTGYGQAFTDAISDHWGDRPLEDLQKGWAHALKTYSFLDGDRAGALGASYGGFMVNWIAGNWKAPWKCLVTHNGVFDTRSMAYTTEEFWFSQWESGGADVYENPAKYDEFNPALHVKVWSVPMLVIHSDKDYRIPLAQGIGVFSALQAKNVESEFLRFPDENHWVLKPQNSMQWHKTVFDWLDAHCKDQTIRK; the protein is encoded by the coding sequence ATGAAACCAATGCTCCGTTCCGTCAGTTCCGTAATTGCATTTAGTGCGCTGCTTTCCGCTACCGCCCAAACCACACCCTTCACATACCAGGACATGCTGATGCTAGATCGCATCGGCGGTGTCGCGGTGGATCCAACAGGGCATTACGCGGCGTTCAATGTGCGCGCCACCGATATGGAGAACAACAAAGGTGTTTCCACATTCTGGTTGAAGGACCTTATGAAACCGGCAGTTCCAGAAGTGAAATTGGGTGTAAGTGAAGGCGGTGCATTTGATGCATCATGGTCGCAGGATGGCAAGCAGCTCTACTTTTTAAGTGGCCGTGGTGAAGGGGGCACAACACAACTTTGGAAGACCGATGTCAGCGGCGCGAAGGCCGAACAAGTAACACGACTTCCATTGGACATTGCCGCGTACCGGATCACACCGGATGGGAAAGGCATTGTCGTTTCGTTAGCGATCGATGAAGCGTGCAAGGATGATGCGATCACGTGTACTGTTACCAAGAACAAAGCACGTGCTGCGGATAAGTCATCGGGAATGGTGTACACGAAATTGTTCGTGCGGCATTGGGATACGTGGGCCGATGGAACACGCAACCACTTGTACTACGTGCCAATGGATGGCAGTACACCACCCGTTGCGCTGATGCCCGGCTTCGATGGCGACGTTCCGTCGAAGCCATGGGGTGGTGCAGAGGACTTTTTCATTTCGCCGGATTCAAGGACGGTTTATTTCGCTGCGCGCTTTGCTGGAACAACCGAGCCGTGGAGCACCAACTTCGATATCTTCAGTGTGCCAATTACCGGTGGGAAGAACATGAACTTGACCGAAGCGAACCCGGCATGGGATGCCACGCCTGTCGTATCGCCCGACGGAAAGACACTTGCGTACAAGGCCATGAAGCGTCCGGGTTTCGAAGCTGATCGGTTCGAGATCCAGTTGCGCGATATTGCCTCGGGGAAAGTAACACCGCTTGCTTCGAATTGGGATCGCAGCGTAGATGGAATGCAATGGAGCACCGATGGAAAAAGCTTGTACGTGATCGCTGGTGATGTGGGCACGACACGGTTGTTCAAGGTCGATGTGAAAACGGGTGCCGTTACTCCTCAAAGTACGGGTGGTCATTTCGATGCAGTGCACCAAACACCGACCGGATTCGTTTTCCAGAAGAGTGGCTTGAATAGCCCTACACAGATCTACGCGGCAGCTCCCAAAGCCAAGATGATCGATGAAGGAGCAACGACATTAACGAACGTGAATGCAAGTTTGAAGAACAAGGAGTTCGGAGCCTTCGAGCAATTCAATTTCAAAGGATGGAATGAAGAAACGGTGCACGGCTATGTGATCAAACCAACAGGTTATGTCGAAGGCAAAAAGTACCCGGTAGCATTCTTGATCCATGGCGGACCACAAGGCAGTTTCGGTGATGGTTGGAGTTTCCGCTGGAACCCACAGACCTACGCTGGTGAAGGGTATGCAGTGGTCATGATCGACTTCCACGGATCAACAGGTTATGGCCAAGCGTTCACCGATGCGATCTCCGATCATTGGGGCGACCGTCCGTTGGAGGACCTGCAAAAAGGGTGGGCACATGCGTTGAAAACCTATTCGTTCTTGGATGGTGATCGCGCTGGTGCATTGGGTGCATCCTACGGCGGATTCATGGTGAATTGGATCGCCGGCAATTGGAAAGCACCGTGGAAATGTTTGGTAACACACAACGGAGTTTTCGATACACGTTCAATGGCCTATACCACGGAAGAATTCTGGTTCTCGCAATGGGAATCCGGCGGAGCGGACGTGTACGAGAACCCAGCGAAGTACGATGAATTCAATCCTGCGCTACACGTGAAAGTTTGGTCGGTGCCCATGTTGGTGATCCACTCGGACAAGGACTATCGCATACCGTTGGCGCAAGGCATCGGCGTGTTCTCTGCACTTCAGGCAAAGAATGTCGAATCAGAATTCCTACGCTTCCCGGATGAGAATCATTGGGTGCTGAAACCACAGAATAGCATGCAGTGGCACAAGACCGTCTTTGATTGGTTGGATGCGCATTG
- a CDS encoding YegP family protein produces the protein MSTFELFRDTNNDLCFQLKTASGKVLLTSEGFESKAEAEEAIERAVSLAPEARSYERSRSEEGHGFTLQSYDGEIVATGELFATTGERDKAIEAVKDNAEEAEVVGYDR, from the coding sequence ATGAGTACTTTTGAATTATTCCGGGACACGAACAATGACCTTTGCTTTCAATTGAAGACAGCCAGCGGCAAGGTGCTGCTTACCAGCGAAGGTTTTGAGAGCAAGGCCGAGGCTGAAGAGGCCATTGAGCGCGCCGTGAGTCTTGCACCTGAAGCGCGCAGTTACGAACGCAGCCGCAGCGAAGAAGGCCACGGTTTCACCCTACAATCCTATGATGGCGAAATAGTAGCGACCGGCGAACTCTTTGCGACCACCGGCGAACGCGATAAGGCCATTGAAGCTGTGAAGGACAATGCCGAGGAGGCCGAGGTTGTTGGGTACGATCGCTGA
- a CDS encoding STAS domain-containing protein: MSEFVPKLFTLWKAGITGEQLRKDISSGIIVGIIALPLAIAFAIASGVSPEKGLVTAIIAGFAISVFGGSRVQIGGPTGAFIIIVADIVRVHGVGGLTIATFMAGILIMVLGFVRAGGLLKYFPHTLVVGFTSGIAVVIFSTQINDFAGLGMMEVPAEMVSKWSAYARHISTLNPYAVLLGITSLLLTVLLPKLTPRIPGPLAAIMVCTAAAWFLHWPVETIEGRFGAIPNTLPMPGIAPISMATLRELIQPAIAIALLGSIESLLSAVVSDGMIGGRHRSNMELVAQGGANMLSALFGGIPATGAIARTATNVKNGGRTPMAGIVHALTLLVIMLVAAPLAGKIPLACLAGILIVVAYNMSEWRSFRTILKGDRHDTVVLLVTFLITVFFDLVLAIEVGMVLAAFLFMKRMSDISDLRPVMNEGSDTMIADEVVDIPKDMLVFDISGPLFFGAAQRFHDVLAEINDRHKIIVFRMKNVPMIDATGIHRLGDIIQLMERGKRRVVLTDLDPRVARILETEPWFHKDRAARDMKELLARLGT; the protein is encoded by the coding sequence ATGAGCGAGTTCGTGCCCAAGTTATTCACCCTGTGGAAAGCGGGGATCACTGGAGAACAGCTGCGCAAGGACATTTCATCCGGCATCATTGTCGGGATCATTGCCTTACCACTGGCCATCGCTTTCGCGATCGCATCAGGCGTATCGCCGGAGAAGGGACTGGTCACGGCGATCATTGCCGGCTTCGCTATTTCCGTGTTCGGAGGCAGCCGTGTACAGATCGGTGGACCTACCGGTGCCTTCATCATTATTGTGGCGGACATCGTTCGCGTGCATGGTGTGGGCGGGCTTACCATCGCTACGTTCATGGCGGGGATACTCATCATGGTGCTCGGTTTTGTGCGAGCTGGCGGATTGTTGAAGTACTTCCCGCATACGTTGGTCGTGGGCTTTACATCCGGCATTGCCGTGGTGATCTTCTCTACGCAGATCAATGACTTCGCTGGGCTGGGTATGATGGAAGTGCCCGCGGAAATGGTCTCGAAGTGGTCGGCGTATGCGAGGCATATTTCCACGCTCAACCCATATGCTGTGTTGCTTGGTATAACATCGCTGTTGCTCACGGTTCTTTTGCCCAAGCTTACGCCTCGCATACCGGGCCCGCTGGCCGCGATCATGGTGTGTACTGCTGCTGCTTGGTTCTTGCACTGGCCAGTGGAGACCATTGAAGGTCGCTTCGGCGCGATACCGAATACCTTGCCGATGCCCGGGATAGCACCGATCAGTATGGCTACGCTGCGCGAACTGATACAACCGGCCATTGCGATCGCGCTGCTGGGTTCCATCGAATCACTGTTATCCGCGGTGGTGTCCGATGGTATGATAGGTGGCCGCCATCGCAGCAACATGGAATTGGTGGCGCAGGGTGGTGCGAATATGCTCTCTGCTCTTTTTGGCGGCATTCCCGCAACTGGTGCCATCGCGCGCACAGCGACCAACGTGAAGAACGGAGGTCGTACGCCGATGGCCGGCATCGTGCACGCACTCACATTGTTGGTGATCATGCTGGTGGCCGCACCGTTGGCCGGTAAGATCCCGCTGGCCTGTTTGGCGGGCATTCTCATCGTGGTCGCATACAACATGAGCGAATGGCGCAGCTTCCGTACGATCCTGAAAGGTGACCGCCATGATACTGTTGTGCTGTTGGTCACGTTCCTCATCACGGTCTTTTTCGATCTTGTACTGGCCATTGAAGTAGGCATGGTGCTTGCCGCCTTTCTGTTCATGAAGCGCATGAGCGACATTTCCGATCTGCGGCCGGTGATGAATGAAGGCAGTGACACCATGATCGCTGATGAGGTGGTGGACATTCCGAAGGATATGCTCGTGTTCGATATCAGCGGGCCTTTGTTCTTCGGTGCCGCGCAGCGGTTCCACGATGTGCTGGCAGAGATCAACGATCGACACAAGATCATTGTGTTCCGCATGAAGAACGTTCCGATGATCGATGCTACGGGAATACATCGGTTGGGCGACATCATACAACTTATGGAGCGCGGCAAGCGCCGGGTCGTTCTCACGGACCTCGATCCGCGTGTTGCACGGATATTGGAGACCGAGCCTTGGTTCCACAAGGATCGCGCAGCACGGGACATGAAGGAATTGCTGGCCCGGTTGGGAACGTGA